From Microbacterium pseudoresistens, the proteins below share one genomic window:
- a CDS encoding IclR family transcriptional regulator, whose protein sequence is MASAASDGVKSVARVFDLLELIADAGGDVTLSELSAAADLPLPTIHRLLRTLVARGYARQLANRRYALGPRLVRLGEVANRKFGQVAMPQLKQLVERLGETANLATIDGDRVVYISQAPSPHAMRMFTEVGRRSHLHSTSVGKAILAQLDDDQVREIIARTGLPRDTERSIDTLDALLADLAVTRERGYAIDDNEQELGVRCYAMAVPDMPVLTAVSVSGPVARVDEAFAARAVPVLREVADEISALAMSA, encoded by the coding sequence ATGGCGTCCGCCGCCTCCGATGGAGTGAAGTCCGTCGCCCGCGTCTTCGACCTTCTGGAGCTCATCGCCGATGCCGGCGGCGACGTCACCCTCAGCGAGCTGTCCGCGGCCGCCGATCTGCCGCTGCCGACGATCCACCGCCTGCTGCGCACCCTGGTCGCCCGCGGCTACGCACGCCAGCTCGCCAACCGCCGCTACGCGCTGGGACCGCGGCTCGTACGCCTCGGCGAGGTCGCCAACCGCAAGTTCGGGCAGGTCGCGATGCCGCAGCTCAAGCAGCTCGTGGAGCGCCTCGGCGAGACGGCCAACCTCGCCACGATCGACGGCGACCGGGTCGTCTACATCTCTCAAGCGCCGTCGCCGCACGCCATGCGCATGTTCACCGAGGTGGGTCGGCGCTCGCACCTGCACTCCACGAGCGTGGGCAAGGCGATCCTCGCCCAGCTCGACGACGACCAGGTGCGCGAGATCATCGCGCGCACGGGGCTCCCCCGAGACACGGAACGCTCGATCGACACCCTCGACGCACTGCTCGCCGACCTCGCGGTCACCCGCGAGCGCGGCTACGCGATCGACGACAACGAGCAGGAGCTCGGCGTGCGCTGCTACGCCATGGCCGTGCCCGACATGCCGGTGCTCACGGCCGTCTCGGTCTCGGGTCCGGTAGCCCGCGTCGACGAGGCCTTCGCCGCCCGCGCGGTGCCGGTGCTGCGCGAGGTGGCCGACGAGATCTCCGCCCTCGCGATGAGCGCCTGA
- a CDS encoding MFS transporter has protein sequence MSRIALPGNYLPMLLSGVALNLARGIGLFAGAYALSAETSSLLITEIGGALYFLPMLCGSAFRRIPFLTRHQPPEIASARGSAMVATLVTLTTLGIVLLGPSPILVMAFMLFIGFGNLINISIRLPHLQDMVGDAKGHRYMAIEAISSSAGALVGPILGGVMIALTGTAGAVFLCAIVMMAAAILLRAARIVGSCSERHPAHSIADDARVLRTNIPLRGVLLVTVLMNVGFFAANPAIPHFAQDRGMDSIVAGWLTAALGFGCLIGSIHLALRPTRRPDLVYTIGTIVGLGGLAAFVLTDNWALSFILLLIAGIGQSGFTVEQPVLALASADAPDRPAAMGLLSVAVGTLPLGVMITRLAEVFLVPSAAVASICLLTLAMTPFASRLYHRRDRSPRSPYSASRTGS, from the coding sequence ATGTCTCGCATCGCGCTCCCCGGCAACTATCTGCCCATGCTGCTCTCCGGGGTCGCTCTGAACCTTGCCCGAGGCATCGGTCTCTTCGCCGGCGCGTACGCCCTCAGCGCCGAGACGTCGTCGCTGCTGATCACCGAGATCGGCGGCGCGCTCTACTTCCTCCCCATGCTCTGTGGCAGCGCTTTTCGCCGCATCCCTTTTCTCACCCGCCACCAGCCCCCAGAAATCGCCTCCGCACGGGGCAGCGCAATGGTCGCGACGCTAGTCACCCTCACTACCCTCGGCATCGTTCTCCTGGGACCTTCGCCGATCCTCGTCATGGCGTTCATGCTGTTCATCGGCTTTGGCAACCTCATCAACATCTCCATCCGCCTGCCGCACCTACAAGACATGGTCGGCGATGCGAAGGGCCATCGTTACATGGCGATCGAAGCCATCTCCTCCTCAGCTGGCGCGCTCGTCGGTCCGATCCTGGGCGGGGTCATGATCGCCCTCACCGGCACCGCCGGCGCGGTGTTCCTCTGCGCGATCGTGATGATGGCGGCCGCAATCCTGCTGCGCGCGGCCCGCATCGTCGGATCGTGCTCCGAGCGACACCCGGCGCACTCTATCGCCGACGACGCGCGGGTCCTGCGCACCAACATCCCGCTGCGCGGTGTGCTGCTCGTCACCGTCCTCATGAACGTCGGCTTCTTCGCCGCGAACCCTGCGATTCCGCACTTCGCGCAGGATCGCGGGATGGATTCCATCGTCGCTGGATGGCTCACAGCCGCGCTCGGCTTCGGCTGCCTGATCGGTTCCATCCACCTCGCGCTGCGCCCGACGCGGCGCCCCGACCTCGTCTATACGATCGGCACCATCGTCGGGCTCGGAGGTCTGGCGGCCTTCGTGCTCACAGACAACTGGGCATTGTCGTTCATCCTGCTACTCATCGCCGGAATCGGTCAGTCCGGCTTCACCGTCGAGCAGCCCGTCCTCGCACTCGCCAGCGCGGACGCGCCGGATCGTCCCGCGGCCATGGGGCTGCTGAGTGTGGCTGTCGGCACACTGCCCCTTGGCGTCATGATCACGCGCCTGGCCGAAGTGTTCCTCGTGCCCTCCGCGGCGGTCGCGAGCATCTGCCTACTGACGCTAGCGATGACTCCGTTCGCGAGCCGCCTCTATCACCGACGCGACAGGTCCCCGCGCTCACCCTATTCTGCTTCGCGCACGGGTTCCTAA
- a CDS encoding bifunctional allantoicase/(S)-ureidoglycine aminohydrolase, producing the protein MGYYTPAGGLPGQSELLTDRAIVTEAYTVIPKGVLRDIVTSNLPGFTGTRSWIIARPIAGFATTFSQLIVEIQPGGGAARPEPEAGVEGVVFVTTGELTLTIAGEEHVLGEGGYAYLAAGEEWSLANKGSELTSFHWVRKAYETAEGIDAPASFVTRDQDVAPRPMPDTDDAWATTRFVDPDDLAHDMHVNIVTFQPGGSIPFAETHVMEHGLFVLEGKAVYRLNGDWVEVEAGDYMHLRAFCPQACYAGGPGPFRYLLYKDVNRQVMLTRGGDPRPWG; encoded by the coding sequence ATGGGCTACTACACCCCCGCCGGCGGGCTGCCGGGTCAGAGCGAGCTGCTCACCGACCGCGCCATCGTCACCGAGGCGTACACCGTCATCCCGAAGGGCGTGCTGCGCGACATCGTCACGAGCAACCTGCCCGGCTTCACCGGCACCCGCTCGTGGATCATCGCGCGGCCGATCGCCGGATTCGCCACCACCTTCTCGCAGCTGATCGTCGAGATCCAGCCGGGCGGCGGCGCCGCGCGCCCCGAGCCCGAGGCGGGCGTCGAAGGCGTCGTCTTCGTCACCACGGGCGAGCTGACGCTGACCATCGCGGGCGAGGAGCACGTGCTGGGCGAGGGCGGCTACGCCTACCTCGCCGCGGGCGAGGAGTGGTCGCTCGCCAACAAGGGCTCCGAGCTCACCAGCTTCCACTGGGTGCGCAAGGCGTACGAAACGGCCGAGGGGATCGACGCGCCCGCGTCGTTCGTCACCCGCGACCAGGACGTGGCGCCGCGTCCAATGCCCGACACCGACGACGCCTGGGCCACGACGCGTTTCGTCGACCCCGACGACCTCGCGCACGACATGCACGTGAACATCGTCACGTTCCAGCCGGGCGGGTCCATCCCGTTCGCCGAGACGCATGTCATGGAGCACGGTCTGTTCGTGCTCGAGGGCAAGGCCGTCTACCGCCTCAACGGTGACTGGGTCGAGGTCGAGGCGGGCGACTACATGCACCTGCGCGCGTTCTGCCCACAGGCCTGCTACGCCGGTGGTCCCGGCCCCTTCCGCTACCTGCTGTACAAGGACGTGAACCGCCAAGTGATGCTGACGCGCGGCGGAGACCCCCGCCCCTGGGGCTGA
- a CDS encoding polysaccharide deacetylase family protein, whose protein sequence is MAISNDRVSGFEDEPGPGPVRDLYGHGRNGIQARWPGGKKVAVPIVVNFETGAEASWPSGDRQNDKIFEFPYGIDDRYRDLPGESVSEYGSRAGIWRMARLFDEYDIKTTISGCAVAFARNPEVGAYVQEAGHEPGCHGWRWEYAHLLDRREEQERMQAAIQIIEETCGSRPVGWQSRTASMNTRELVVEEGGFLYDSDAINDDVPYFVTVSDKKHLVIPYSPVYNDHRFVIGQGYSEPEDYFKTLKHGFDYLRSEGETHGKMMTIGVHAHWIGQASRASALKMFIEYALGTGDVWFAPRSEIAKWWIENSDSFATN, encoded by the coding sequence ATGGCAATCTCCAACGACCGAGTCAGCGGATTCGAGGACGAGCCCGGCCCCGGCCCGGTCCGCGACCTCTACGGTCACGGCCGCAACGGCATCCAGGCCCGATGGCCGGGGGGTAAGAAGGTCGCCGTCCCCATCGTCGTGAACTTCGAGACCGGTGCCGAGGCCTCGTGGCCGTCCGGCGACCGCCAAAACGACAAGATCTTCGAGTTCCCGTACGGCATCGACGACCGCTACCGCGACCTCCCCGGCGAATCCGTCTCGGAGTACGGCAGCCGCGCCGGAATCTGGCGCATGGCCCGCCTGTTCGACGAGTACGACATCAAGACGACAATCTCAGGCTGCGCAGTCGCCTTCGCGCGCAACCCCGAGGTCGGCGCCTACGTGCAGGAGGCCGGCCACGAGCCCGGCTGCCACGGCTGGCGGTGGGAGTACGCCCACCTGCTCGACCGTCGCGAAGAGCAGGAGCGCATGCAGGCGGCCATCCAGATCATCGAGGAGACCTGCGGCTCGCGCCCGGTCGGCTGGCAGTCGCGGACGGCCTCGATGAACACCCGTGAGCTCGTTGTGGAGGAGGGTGGCTTCCTCTACGACTCGGACGCGATCAACGACGACGTGCCCTACTTCGTCACAGTGTCCGACAAGAAGCACCTCGTGATCCCCTACAGCCCGGTGTATAACGACCACCGGTTCGTCATCGGCCAGGGTTACTCGGAGCCGGAGGACTACTTCAAGACCCTCAAGCACGGCTTCGACTACCTGCGCAGCGAGGGCGAAACCCACGGCAAGATGATGACGATCGGTGTGCACGCGCACTGGATCGGTCAGGCATCGCGCGCCTCGGCGCTGAAGATGTTCATCGAGTACGCCCTCGGCACCGGAGACGTCTGGTTCGCCCCCCGGTCCGAGATCGCGAAGTGGTGGATCGAGAACTCCGACTCGTTTGCCACCAACTGA
- a CDS encoding IS5 family transposase has translation MTRQEISDEVWAVLEPLMPTVSGRSRPWTDHRSAVEGMAWKYRTGAPWRDVPERFGKWNSIYKRFNRWAEDGTWEKLLAEVQKQADVAGKIDWVVSIDSTIARVHQHGATLARDTGGSTESHESADRAA, from the coding sequence GTGACGCGACAGGAGATCTCTGACGAGGTGTGGGCCGTGCTCGAGCCGTTGATGCCGACGGTGTCCGGGAGGTCTCGGCCGTGGACGGATCACCGTTCGGCGGTGGAGGGTATGGCGTGGAAGTACCGCACAGGTGCGCCGTGGCGCGACGTTCCCGAGCGGTTCGGGAAATGGAACTCGATTTACAAGCGGTTCAACCGGTGGGCCGAGGACGGCACTTGGGAGAAGTTACTCGCCGAGGTGCAGAAGCAGGCCGACGTGGCGGGAAAGATCGACTGGGTGGTCTCGATCGATTCCACGATCGCGCGCGTGCATCAGCACGGCGCGACCCTCGCCCGCGACACAGGGGGCTCCACCGAATCACACGAATCCGCAGATCGAGCCGCCTGA
- a CDS encoding AroM family protein: protein MTDTGFIGLATLGRTPRPDFEAAFAPHLGRTPARMTGALDGVSDEEAVSLHDPNGDYPIHIPAGQEGGIDVPRDRIRPYVQRSIDALVTDGADAVAVLCAGDLGAFTCSVPLLIAGQLIPHIVKATIGTDQPIAVVTPNVGQVPFAQAKWEADGFTVDVVAVPPYSTSEARSTMLLERCSALIDAGAQAIVLDCFGFGAADSQQLHRAVGVPVLVAREVAGRATGMFASYMEPESTASNTNEG, encoded by the coding sequence ATGACCGACACCGGATTCATCGGGCTCGCCACGCTCGGACGCACCCCTCGGCCCGACTTCGAGGCAGCATTCGCCCCACATCTGGGCCGCACCCCCGCTCGGATGACCGGCGCCCTCGACGGGGTGAGCGATGAGGAGGCTGTCAGCCTCCACGACCCGAACGGCGATTACCCCATCCACATCCCGGCCGGACAGGAGGGTGGGATCGACGTCCCGCGCGACCGTATCCGCCCCTATGTGCAGCGATCGATCGACGCGCTCGTTACCGACGGCGCCGATGCCGTGGCCGTGCTGTGCGCGGGCGACCTCGGTGCGTTCACGTGCAGCGTCCCGCTGCTCATCGCGGGACAACTCATCCCCCACATCGTGAAGGCGACTATCGGCACCGATCAGCCGATCGCCGTCGTCACGCCGAACGTCGGCCAGGTCCCGTTCGCTCAGGCGAAGTGGGAGGCCGACGGCTTCACGGTCGATGTGGTCGCGGTTCCGCCGTACTCCACGTCCGAAGCCCGCTCGACCATGCTGTTGGAGCGCTGCAGCGCCCTCATCGACGCCGGCGCTCAGGCAATCGTCCTCGACTGCTTCGGCTTCGGCGCCGCGGACAGTCAGCAGCTGCACCGCGCTGTTGGCGTGCCGGTCCTCGTCGCTCGCGAGGTCGCCGGCCGAGCCACGGGCATGTTCGCGTCCTACATGGAGCCCGAGTCCACTGCTTCCAACACCAACGAAGGGTAA
- a CDS encoding NAD-dependent malic enzyme codes for MANPSPGYSIQLRAEVSAHVTATGELVAAVTEAGAVVTAVDVSESRHDRIMVDITCNTASASHATEIAEALSRREGVVVHEVDDRTFRMHVGGKLSVNPKSPLRNRDDLSRAYTPGVARVCQAIAADPRDARRYTVKGNTIAVVTDGSAVLGLGNIGAAASIPVMEGKAALFKQFADVDAWPVALDTQDTEEIIRTVKALAPVYGGINLEDIAAPRCFEIERRLREELDIPVFHDDQHGTAIVTLAALMNALKITGPSLADARIVLSGVGAAGSAIIQLLQAEGARHIVAAGRSGIIHRGQAHTDEHRRWIAQNTNPEQRTGSLADALVGADVFIGVSAPDLIGEAELASMAENAIVFAMANPDPEVDPLLAARYAAVVATGRSDFPNQINNVLAFPGFFRGLLDAHASDIVPEMLVAAARAIASAVRDDELNASYIIPSVFDPTVARGVADAVALAAERARLDATEQDVLDIEGAVVA; via the coding sequence ATGGCGAATCCGAGTCCGGGATACTCCATCCAGCTGCGTGCCGAGGTCTCGGCGCACGTCACCGCGACCGGCGAGCTCGTCGCCGCCGTCACCGAGGCCGGGGCCGTCGTCACGGCCGTCGACGTGAGCGAATCGCGCCACGACCGCATCATGGTCGACATCACCTGCAACACCGCGAGCGCCTCGCACGCCACCGAGATCGCCGAGGCGCTCTCGCGTCGCGAGGGCGTCGTGGTGCACGAGGTCGACGACCGCACCTTCCGCATGCACGTGGGCGGCAAGCTCTCCGTCAACCCGAAGTCTCCGCTGCGCAACCGCGACGACCTCTCGCGCGCTTACACCCCCGGCGTCGCCCGGGTGTGCCAGGCCATCGCCGCCGATCCGCGTGACGCCCGCCGGTACACGGTCAAGGGCAACACGATCGCCGTCGTCACCGACGGCTCGGCCGTGCTGGGCCTGGGAAACATCGGCGCCGCCGCCTCCATCCCCGTCATGGAGGGCAAGGCCGCCCTGTTCAAGCAGTTCGCCGACGTCGACGCATGGCCGGTGGCCCTGGACACGCAGGACACCGAGGAGATCATCCGCACGGTCAAGGCCCTCGCGCCGGTGTACGGCGGGATCAACCTCGAAGACATCGCCGCGCCGCGCTGCTTCGAGATCGAGCGGCGCCTGCGCGAAGAGCTCGACATCCCCGTCTTCCACGACGACCAGCACGGCACGGCCATCGTGACCCTGGCCGCGCTCATGAACGCGCTGAAGATCACCGGACCCAGCCTCGCCGACGCGCGCATCGTGCTCTCCGGCGTGGGCGCGGCGGGCAGCGCCATCATCCAGCTGCTGCAGGCCGAGGGCGCGCGCCACATCGTCGCCGCGGGCCGTTCGGGCATCATCCACCGCGGCCAGGCCCACACCGACGAGCACCGTCGGTGGATCGCCCAGAACACCAACCCCGAACAGCGCACCGGCTCCCTCGCCGACGCCCTCGTCGGTGCCGACGTGTTCATCGGCGTGAGCGCCCCCGACCTCATCGGCGAGGCCGAGCTCGCCTCGATGGCCGAGAACGCGATCGTGTTCGCGATGGCCAACCCCGACCCCGAGGTCGACCCGCTGCTGGCCGCGCGCTACGCCGCCGTCGTCGCCACCGGACGCAGCGACTTCCCGAACCAGATCAACAACGTGCTGGCCTTCCCCGGCTTCTTCCGCGGCCTGCTCGACGCCCACGCGTCGGACATCGTGCCGGAGATGCTCGTGGCCGCGGCCCGCGCGATCGCCTCGGCGGTGCGCGACGACGAGCTCAACGCCAGTTACATCATCCCCAGCGTGTTCGACCCGACCGTCGCCCGCGGCGTCGCCGACGCCGTCGCGCTGGCGGCGGAGCGCGCGCGTCTGGACGCGACCGAGCAGGATGTCCTGGACATCGAGGGAGCCGTGGTCGCTTGA
- a CDS encoding DUF6986 family protein: MSGVLDDADLARVDAQLADTDELLRTAYPGDDGSRQPVHTVYVPADVFTTDLAARWGEQALSAVADAGGMDALAESVGIPDELVPAVAARVSAKLAAEPIEDLRLDFEDGYGDRGDAEDEDARRAASLVAEAVAAGTAPPFIGIRFKCFEEPTRARGLRTLDLFLGGLIEAGGLPDGLVLTLPKVSTVAQVEAMADVAAAIERGHGLEEGRIRFEVQVETPPLVLGADGRSPLAQLPLAALGRISALHYGTYDYSASLGIAARYQSMEHPAADLAKEIMQLAVAATGIRLSDGSTNILPIGDRTQEAWSLHARLVRRSLERGYFQGWDLHAHQLPTRYLATYAFYREGYPEAAARLRAYLEKTPGAVLDEPATARALAWFVLRGVQCGAIGAEEVSADAGIDETALACLAHPRLALVDA; encoded by the coding sequence ATGAGCGGTGTGCTCGACGACGCCGATCTGGCACGTGTGGACGCGCAGCTGGCCGACACGGATGAACTGCTGCGCACGGCCTACCCGGGCGATGACGGCAGCAGGCAGCCTGTGCACACCGTGTACGTGCCCGCCGACGTGTTCACGACCGACCTCGCAGCCCGCTGGGGCGAGCAGGCACTGAGCGCCGTCGCCGATGCAGGCGGCATGGACGCGCTGGCGGAGTCCGTGGGCATCCCGGATGAGCTCGTCCCGGCCGTCGCCGCGCGCGTCTCGGCCAAGCTCGCTGCGGAGCCGATCGAAGACCTCCGCCTCGACTTCGAAGACGGATACGGCGATCGCGGCGATGCCGAAGACGAGGATGCGCGCCGTGCGGCCTCTCTCGTGGCCGAGGCCGTTGCCGCAGGAACGGCACCGCCGTTCATCGGCATCCGCTTCAAGTGCTTCGAGGAGCCCACTCGCGCCCGCGGATTGCGCACGCTCGACCTCTTCCTCGGCGGTCTCATCGAGGCGGGCGGACTGCCCGACGGGCTCGTGCTGACGCTGCCGAAGGTGTCGACCGTCGCCCAGGTCGAGGCGATGGCCGACGTCGCGGCTGCGATCGAGCGCGGGCACGGCCTCGAAGAGGGGCGCATCCGCTTCGAGGTGCAGGTGGAGACGCCGCCCCTGGTACTGGGCGCCGACGGCCGCTCGCCGCTGGCGCAGCTGCCGCTGGCCGCTCTGGGCCGCATCTCGGCGCTGCACTACGGCACCTACGACTACAGCGCGTCGCTGGGGATCGCCGCCCGCTACCAGTCGATGGAGCACCCGGCGGCCGACCTCGCCAAGGAGATCATGCAGCTCGCCGTGGCCGCCACCGGCATCCGCCTGTCGGACGGCTCGACGAACATCCTGCCGATCGGCGACCGCACGCAGGAGGCATGGTCGCTGCACGCCCGGCTCGTGCGCCGCTCCCTCGAGCGCGGCTACTTCCAGGGCTGGGACCTGCACGCGCACCAGCTGCCCACGCGCTACCTGGCCACCTACGCCTTCTACCGCGAGGGCTATCCTGAAGCGGCCGCGCGTCTGCGCGCGTACCTGGAGAAGACCCCCGGAGCCGTGCTCGACGAGCCGGCCACCGCGCGGGCGCTCGCCTGGTTCGTCCTGCGCGGGGTGCAGTGCGGCGCCATCGGGGCCGAGGAGGTGTCGGCCGACGCCGGCATCGACGAGACCGCGCTCGCGTGTCTCGCACACCCACGGCTCGCGCTCGTCGACGCCTGA
- a CDS encoding transposase encodes MGRSRGGLTTKLHLVADGRGRPLGMVLTGGNVADTTMLAATLEDIHVPRASRGRCDDP; translated from the coding sequence ATCGGCCGGTCCCGTGGCGGGTTGACAACGAAGCTGCACCTGGTTGCCGATGGGCGCGGCAGACCGTTGGGGATGGTGCTCACCGGCGGCAACGTCGCCGACACCACGATGCTCGCCGCGACGCTCGAAGACATCCACGTGCCTCGCGCGTCACGAGGGCGTTGCGACGACCCCTGA